Proteins encoded in a region of the Ornithodoros turicata isolate Travis chromosome 3, ASM3712646v1, whole genome shotgun sequence genome:
- the LOC135388817 gene encoding betaine--homocysteine S-methyltransferase 1-like isoform X3 has protein sequence MASRNLLARLGSGGVVIGDGGFVFSLEKRGYVKAGPWTPEAVIEHPEAVRQLHREFLRAGSDVMQAFTFYASDDKLINRGNEAGRKFTGEDINVAACKIAKEVASEGTALVAGGVSQTPAFLSGRSKAQVQEEFRKQVRVFIENQLDFLVCEYFEHVEEIEIAIKVCKETPLPIVATMCIGPEGDLHGVSAGECAVRMVKAGAHVVGVNCHFDPFVVLETVKLMIDAVNASGLKAHFITQPLAYHTPDAGKQGFIDLPEFPFALEPRVCTRWDMQRYAREAYEMGVRYIGGCCGFEPYHIRALAEELAEDRHSALPEASEKHDPWGAGLKMHTKPWVRARAFREYWETLKPATGRPFSSAYSQPDNWGVTAGAEELKQKAEDTTKEELEKLHQFKK, from the exons ATG GCAAGCAGGAACCTGTTAGCTCGTCTCGGATCTGGAGGAGTTGTCATAGGTGATGGAGGGTTCGTGTTCTCCTTGGAAAAGCGAGGCTACGTCAAGGCCGGACCATGGACACCTGAAGCTGTCATCGAACATCCCGAAGCAG TTCGCCAACTTCACCGTGAGTTTCTCCGAGCTGGCTCCGACGTGATGCAAGCATTCACCTTCTACGCCAGCGACGACAAGCTTATCAACAGGGGCAACGAAGCAGGACGCAAATTTACG GGTGAAGACATCAATGTGGCTGCTTGCAAGATCGCCAAGGAAGTAGCTTCGGAAGGAACTGCTCTAGTGGCCGGAGGAGTTTCTCAGACCCCAGCCTTTCTCAGTGGAAGATCGAAGGCACAAGTACAGGAGGAATTCCGAAAGCAAGTCAGGGTGTTCATCGAAAACCAACTGGACTTCCTCGTCTGCGAG TACTTTGAGCACGTAGAAGAGATTGAAATAGCGATCAAGGTTTGCAAAGAAACTCCCCTGCCTATCGTTGCAACCATGTGCATCGGACCTGAAGGAGATCTGCACGGGGTGTCCGCTGGGGAATGTGCAGTCCGTATGGTCAAAGCCG GTGCCCACGTGGTTGGTGTGAACTGCCACTTCGACCCGTTCGTCGTCCTGGAGACTGTGAAGCTGATGATCGACGCAGTGAACGCGAGTGGTTTGAAGGCGCACTTTATCACTCAGCCTCTGGCTTATCACACACCGGACGCTGGAAAACAAGGCTTCATTGACCTTCCAGAGTTCCCATTCG CGCTGGAGCCCAGGGTGTGCACCCGATGGGACATGCAGAGATACGCACGAGAGGCCTACGAGATGGGCGTGCGCTACATCGGTGGTTGCTGTGGGTTCGAACCGTACCACATTCGCGCATTAGCCGAAGAACTCGCTGAAGACCGTCACTCAGCGTTGCCGGAAGCCTCCGAAAAGCATGACCCGTGGGGCGCCGGCCTCAAAATGCACACCAAGCCATGGGTCCGAGCGAG GGCTTTCCGCGAGTACTGGGAGACCTTGAAGCCTGCAACTGGGCGGCCTTTCTCATCTGCCTACTCTCAGCCTGACAACTGGGGAGTGACCGCTGGGGCTGAAGAGCTCAAGCAAAAAGCCGAAGACACCACCAAAGAAGAACTGGAAAAGCTGCACCAGTTTAAGAAATGA
- the LOC135388817 gene encoding betaine--homocysteine S-methyltransferase 1-like isoform X1 → MSSQTSLTSDRKPSEAPSEGKSKGVCDACGSAASRNLLARLGSGGVVIGDGGFVFSLEKRGYVKAGPWTPEAVIEHPEAVRQLHREFLRAGSDVMQAFTFYASDDKLINRGNEAGRKFTGEDINVAACKIAKEVASEGTALVAGGVSQTPAFLSGRSKAQVQEEFRKQVRVFIENQLDFLVCEYFEHVEEIEIAIKVCKETPLPIVATMCIGPEGDLHGVSAGECAVRMVKAGAHVVGVNCHFDPFVVLETVKLMIDAVNASGLKAHFITQPLAYHTPDAGKQGFIDLPEFPFALEPRVCTRWDMQRYAREAYEMGVRYIGGCCGFEPYHIRALAEELAEDRHSALPEASEKHDPWGAGLKMHTKPWVRARAFREYWETLKPATGRPFSSAYSQPDNWGVTAGAEELKQKAEDTTKEELEKLHQFKK, encoded by the exons ATGTCATCGCAAACAAGCCTGACTTCTGATAGAAAGCCTTCAGAAGCTCCATCTGAGGGGAAG TCGAAAGGCGTATGCGACGCATGTGGATCAGCC GCAAGCAGGAACCTGTTAGCTCGTCTCGGATCTGGAGGAGTTGTCATAGGTGATGGAGGGTTCGTGTTCTCCTTGGAAAAGCGAGGCTACGTCAAGGCCGGACCATGGACACCTGAAGCTGTCATCGAACATCCCGAAGCAG TTCGCCAACTTCACCGTGAGTTTCTCCGAGCTGGCTCCGACGTGATGCAAGCATTCACCTTCTACGCCAGCGACGACAAGCTTATCAACAGGGGCAACGAAGCAGGACGCAAATTTACG GGTGAAGACATCAATGTGGCTGCTTGCAAGATCGCCAAGGAAGTAGCTTCGGAAGGAACTGCTCTAGTGGCCGGAGGAGTTTCTCAGACCCCAGCCTTTCTCAGTGGAAGATCGAAGGCACAAGTACAGGAGGAATTCCGAAAGCAAGTCAGGGTGTTCATCGAAAACCAACTGGACTTCCTCGTCTGCGAG TACTTTGAGCACGTAGAAGAGATTGAAATAGCGATCAAGGTTTGCAAAGAAACTCCCCTGCCTATCGTTGCAACCATGTGCATCGGACCTGAAGGAGATCTGCACGGGGTGTCCGCTGGGGAATGTGCAGTCCGTATGGTCAAAGCCG GTGCCCACGTGGTTGGTGTGAACTGCCACTTCGACCCGTTCGTCGTCCTGGAGACTGTGAAGCTGATGATCGACGCAGTGAACGCGAGTGGTTTGAAGGCGCACTTTATCACTCAGCCTCTGGCTTATCACACACCGGACGCTGGAAAACAAGGCTTCATTGACCTTCCAGAGTTCCCATTCG CGCTGGAGCCCAGGGTGTGCACCCGATGGGACATGCAGAGATACGCACGAGAGGCCTACGAGATGGGCGTGCGCTACATCGGTGGTTGCTGTGGGTTCGAACCGTACCACATTCGCGCATTAGCCGAAGAACTCGCTGAAGACCGTCACTCAGCGTTGCCGGAAGCCTCCGAAAAGCATGACCCGTGGGGCGCCGGCCTCAAAATGCACACCAAGCCATGGGTCCGAGCGAG GGCTTTCCGCGAGTACTGGGAGACCTTGAAGCCTGCAACTGGGCGGCCTTTCTCATCTGCCTACTCTCAGCCTGACAACTGGGGAGTGACCGCTGGGGCTGAAGAGCTCAAGCAAAAAGCCGAAGACACCACCAAAGAAGAACTGGAAAAGCTGCACCAGTTTAAGAAATGA
- the LOC135388817 gene encoding betaine--homocysteine S-methyltransferase 1-like isoform X2: MSSQTSLTSDRKPSEAPSEGKASRNLLARLGSGGVVIGDGGFVFSLEKRGYVKAGPWTPEAVIEHPEAVRQLHREFLRAGSDVMQAFTFYASDDKLINRGNEAGRKFTGEDINVAACKIAKEVASEGTALVAGGVSQTPAFLSGRSKAQVQEEFRKQVRVFIENQLDFLVCEYFEHVEEIEIAIKVCKETPLPIVATMCIGPEGDLHGVSAGECAVRMVKAGAHVVGVNCHFDPFVVLETVKLMIDAVNASGLKAHFITQPLAYHTPDAGKQGFIDLPEFPFALEPRVCTRWDMQRYAREAYEMGVRYIGGCCGFEPYHIRALAEELAEDRHSALPEASEKHDPWGAGLKMHTKPWVRARAFREYWETLKPATGRPFSSAYSQPDNWGVTAGAEELKQKAEDTTKEELEKLHQFKK; this comes from the exons ATGTCATCGCAAACAAGCCTGACTTCTGATAGAAAGCCTTCAGAAGCTCCATCTGAGGGGAAG GCAAGCAGGAACCTGTTAGCTCGTCTCGGATCTGGAGGAGTTGTCATAGGTGATGGAGGGTTCGTGTTCTCCTTGGAAAAGCGAGGCTACGTCAAGGCCGGACCATGGACACCTGAAGCTGTCATCGAACATCCCGAAGCAG TTCGCCAACTTCACCGTGAGTTTCTCCGAGCTGGCTCCGACGTGATGCAAGCATTCACCTTCTACGCCAGCGACGACAAGCTTATCAACAGGGGCAACGAAGCAGGACGCAAATTTACG GGTGAAGACATCAATGTGGCTGCTTGCAAGATCGCCAAGGAAGTAGCTTCGGAAGGAACTGCTCTAGTGGCCGGAGGAGTTTCTCAGACCCCAGCCTTTCTCAGTGGAAGATCGAAGGCACAAGTACAGGAGGAATTCCGAAAGCAAGTCAGGGTGTTCATCGAAAACCAACTGGACTTCCTCGTCTGCGAG TACTTTGAGCACGTAGAAGAGATTGAAATAGCGATCAAGGTTTGCAAAGAAACTCCCCTGCCTATCGTTGCAACCATGTGCATCGGACCTGAAGGAGATCTGCACGGGGTGTCCGCTGGGGAATGTGCAGTCCGTATGGTCAAAGCCG GTGCCCACGTGGTTGGTGTGAACTGCCACTTCGACCCGTTCGTCGTCCTGGAGACTGTGAAGCTGATGATCGACGCAGTGAACGCGAGTGGTTTGAAGGCGCACTTTATCACTCAGCCTCTGGCTTATCACACACCGGACGCTGGAAAACAAGGCTTCATTGACCTTCCAGAGTTCCCATTCG CGCTGGAGCCCAGGGTGTGCACCCGATGGGACATGCAGAGATACGCACGAGAGGCCTACGAGATGGGCGTGCGCTACATCGGTGGTTGCTGTGGGTTCGAACCGTACCACATTCGCGCATTAGCCGAAGAACTCGCTGAAGACCGTCACTCAGCGTTGCCGGAAGCCTCCGAAAAGCATGACCCGTGGGGCGCCGGCCTCAAAATGCACACCAAGCCATGGGTCCGAGCGAG GGCTTTCCGCGAGTACTGGGAGACCTTGAAGCCTGCAACTGGGCGGCCTTTCTCATCTGCCTACTCTCAGCCTGACAACTGGGGAGTGACCGCTGGGGCTGAAGAGCTCAAGCAAAAAGCCGAAGACACCACCAAAGAAGAACTGGAAAAGCTGCACCAGTTTAAGAAATGA